Proteins encoded in a region of the Pelmatolapia mariae isolate MD_Pm_ZW linkage group LG6, Pm_UMD_F_2, whole genome shotgun sequence genome:
- the LOC134629314 gene encoding probable ATP-dependent RNA helicase DDX5 isoform X2 has protein sequence MPGFSDRDRGRDRGYGGGPPRFGGGGGGNRGGPPPGKFGNPGERLRKKHWNLDELPKFQKNFYQEHPDVTRRPLQEVEQYRRSKEVTVKGRDCPKPIVKFHEAAFPSYVMDVIVKQNWTEPTPIQSQGWPVALSGKDMVGIAQTGSGKTLAYLLPAIVHIQHQPFLEHGDGPICLVLAPTRELAQQVQQVAAEYGRASRLKSTCIYGGAPKGPQIRDLERGVEICIATPGRLIDFLECGKTNLRRCTYLVLDEADRMLDMGFEPQIRKIVDQIRPDRQTLMWSATWPKEVRQLAEDFLKDYVQINIGALQLSANHNILQIVDVCNDLEKEDKLIRLLEEIMSEKENKTIIFVETKRRCDELTRRMRRDGWPAMGIHGDKSQQERDWVLNEFRYGKAPILIATDVASRGLDVEDVKFVINYDYPNSSEDYIHRIGRTARSQKTGTAYTFFTPNNMKQASDLISVLREANQAINPKLIQMAEDRGGRGRGGRGGYKDDRRDRYSGGGRSNFSGSSYRDSDRGFGSGPKSSFGGSKAQNGGNYGGNSGNSSGNYGSSNYSNSNGQGNFGAPTNQVGGFGNQGFQGPPQFGGMQRAAQNGMNHPPFPFNSQPPPPQAQQQPPPPPPMVPYTMPPPFPQ, from the exons ATGCCAGGTTTTTCAGACAGAGATCGTGGCAGAGACCGAGG ATATGGCGGTGGGCCTCCTCgttttggtggtggtggaggaggcaaTAGGGGTGGACCTCCTCCTGGAAAGTTCGGCAACCCTGGTGAGAGGCTGCGAAAGAAGCACTGGAACCTCGATGAGCTTCCCAAGTTTCAAAAGAACTTCTACCAGGAGCACCCAGATGTCACCCGCAGACCACTT CAAGAGGTTGAACAGTACCGAAGAAGCAAAGAAGTGACGGTTAAAGGCAGAGATTGCCCCAAACCGATCGTGAAGTTCCACGAAGCTGCATTTCCAA GCTACGTTATGGATGTAATTGTCAAACAAAACTGGACTGAACCAACTCCAATCCAGTCTCAGGGGTGGCCCGTAGCCCTGAGTGGCAAAGACATGGTTGGAATCGCTCAGACTGGCTCTGGGAAGACCCTTGCA TACCTTCTGCCTGCAATTGTGCACATCCAACACCAGCCATTCTTGGAGCATGGAGATGGGCCTATT TGCTTGGTGCTGGCACCAACCCGTGAGCTGGCCCAGCAGGTGCAGCAAGTGGCGGCTGAATATGGCAGGGCCTCCCGTCTGAAGAGCACCTGCATCTATGGCGGGGCGCCCAAAGGGCCCCAAATCAGGGACCTTGAAAGAG GTGTTGAGATTTGCATCGCTACTCCGGGTCGTCTCATTGATTTCCTGGAGTGCGGTAAGACTAATTTGCGTCGTTGCACCTATCTGGTGCTGGACGAAGCTGACCGCATGCTGGACATGGGATTTGAACCTCAGATCCGCAAAATAGTGGACCAAATTCGG CCAGACCGTCAGACCCTAATGTGGAGCGCCACCTGGCCTAAGGAAGTTCGTCAACTGGCTGAGGACTTCCTGAAGGACTATGTCCAGATCAATATCGGAGCACTGCAGCTCAGTGCCAATCATAACATCCTGCAGATAGTTGATGTTTGCAATGACCTTGAGAAGGAGGACAA ACTGATCCGTTTGCTGGAGGAGATCATGAGTGAAAAGGAGAACAAGACCATTATTTTTGTGGAGACCAAAAGACGTTGTGATGAGCTCACCAGGAGGATGAGGAGAGATGG GTGGCCTGCAATGGGAATCCATGGAGACAAGAGCCAACAGGAGAGGGACTGGGTCCTTAACG AATTCAGATATGGCAAAGCGCCGATTCTCATTGCTACAGATGTGGCCTCCCGCGGCTTAG ATGTGGAGGATGTGAAATTTGTCATCAATTATGACTACCCTAACTCTTCCGAGGATTATATCCACCGCATTGGACGCACAGCCCGAAGTCAAAAAACGGGCACAGCCTACACCTTCTTCACCCCCAACAACATGAAACAAGCCAGTGACCTGATCTCTGTGCTCCGCGAGGCCAACCAGGCCATTAACCCCAAGCTGATCCAGATGGCAGAGGACAGAGGAG GTCGTGGAAGGGGGGGAAGAGGTGGCTACAAGGATGATCGTCGGGATAGGTATTCTGGGGGTGGGAGGAGTAACTTCAGTGGTAGTAGCTACAGGGACAGCGACAGAGGGTTCGGCAGTGGGCCGAAGAGCTCCTTTGGTGGCAGTAAGGCCCAAAATGGTGGCAACTATGGAGGCAATAGTGGTAACTCTAGTGGTAACTATGGTAGCAGCAATTACAGCAACAGCAATGGACAGGGTAATTTTGGCGCTCCTACAAACCAGGTGGGTGGCTTTGGTAACCAAGGCTTCCAGGGTCCCCCTCAGTTTGGGGGTATGCAGAGGGCCGCTCAGAATGGTATGAACCACCCACCATTCCCATTCAACTCCCAGCCACCGCCCCCACAGGCCCAGCAGCAGCCACCGCCACCACCACCAATGGTGCCCTACACCATGCCACCACCCTTCCCTCAGTAG
- the LOC134629314 gene encoding probable ATP-dependent RNA helicase DDX5 isoform X1 yields MPGFSDRDRGRDRGRYGGGPPRFGGGGGGNRGGPPPGKFGNPGERLRKKHWNLDELPKFQKNFYQEHPDVTRRPLQEVEQYRRSKEVTVKGRDCPKPIVKFHEAAFPSYVMDVIVKQNWTEPTPIQSQGWPVALSGKDMVGIAQTGSGKTLAYLLPAIVHIQHQPFLEHGDGPICLVLAPTRELAQQVQQVAAEYGRASRLKSTCIYGGAPKGPQIRDLERGVEICIATPGRLIDFLECGKTNLRRCTYLVLDEADRMLDMGFEPQIRKIVDQIRPDRQTLMWSATWPKEVRQLAEDFLKDYVQINIGALQLSANHNILQIVDVCNDLEKEDKLIRLLEEIMSEKENKTIIFVETKRRCDELTRRMRRDGWPAMGIHGDKSQQERDWVLNEFRYGKAPILIATDVASRGLDVEDVKFVINYDYPNSSEDYIHRIGRTARSQKTGTAYTFFTPNNMKQASDLISVLREANQAINPKLIQMAEDRGGRGRGGRGGYKDDRRDRYSGGGRSNFSGSSYRDSDRGFGSGPKSSFGGSKAQNGGNYGGNSGNSSGNYGSSNYSNSNGQGNFGAPTNQVGGFGNQGFQGPPQFGGMQRAAQNGMNHPPFPFNSQPPPPQAQQQPPPPPPMVPYTMPPPFPQ; encoded by the exons ATGCCAGGTTTTTCAGACAGAGATCGTGGCAGAGACCGAGG aaGATATGGCGGTGGGCCTCCTCgttttggtggtggtggaggaggcaaTAGGGGTGGACCTCCTCCTGGAAAGTTCGGCAACCCTGGTGAGAGGCTGCGAAAGAAGCACTGGAACCTCGATGAGCTTCCCAAGTTTCAAAAGAACTTCTACCAGGAGCACCCAGATGTCACCCGCAGACCACTT CAAGAGGTTGAACAGTACCGAAGAAGCAAAGAAGTGACGGTTAAAGGCAGAGATTGCCCCAAACCGATCGTGAAGTTCCACGAAGCTGCATTTCCAA GCTACGTTATGGATGTAATTGTCAAACAAAACTGGACTGAACCAACTCCAATCCAGTCTCAGGGGTGGCCCGTAGCCCTGAGTGGCAAAGACATGGTTGGAATCGCTCAGACTGGCTCTGGGAAGACCCTTGCA TACCTTCTGCCTGCAATTGTGCACATCCAACACCAGCCATTCTTGGAGCATGGAGATGGGCCTATT TGCTTGGTGCTGGCACCAACCCGTGAGCTGGCCCAGCAGGTGCAGCAAGTGGCGGCTGAATATGGCAGGGCCTCCCGTCTGAAGAGCACCTGCATCTATGGCGGGGCGCCCAAAGGGCCCCAAATCAGGGACCTTGAAAGAG GTGTTGAGATTTGCATCGCTACTCCGGGTCGTCTCATTGATTTCCTGGAGTGCGGTAAGACTAATTTGCGTCGTTGCACCTATCTGGTGCTGGACGAAGCTGACCGCATGCTGGACATGGGATTTGAACCTCAGATCCGCAAAATAGTGGACCAAATTCGG CCAGACCGTCAGACCCTAATGTGGAGCGCCACCTGGCCTAAGGAAGTTCGTCAACTGGCTGAGGACTTCCTGAAGGACTATGTCCAGATCAATATCGGAGCACTGCAGCTCAGTGCCAATCATAACATCCTGCAGATAGTTGATGTTTGCAATGACCTTGAGAAGGAGGACAA ACTGATCCGTTTGCTGGAGGAGATCATGAGTGAAAAGGAGAACAAGACCATTATTTTTGTGGAGACCAAAAGACGTTGTGATGAGCTCACCAGGAGGATGAGGAGAGATGG GTGGCCTGCAATGGGAATCCATGGAGACAAGAGCCAACAGGAGAGGGACTGGGTCCTTAACG AATTCAGATATGGCAAAGCGCCGATTCTCATTGCTACAGATGTGGCCTCCCGCGGCTTAG ATGTGGAGGATGTGAAATTTGTCATCAATTATGACTACCCTAACTCTTCCGAGGATTATATCCACCGCATTGGACGCACAGCCCGAAGTCAAAAAACGGGCACAGCCTACACCTTCTTCACCCCCAACAACATGAAACAAGCCAGTGACCTGATCTCTGTGCTCCGCGAGGCCAACCAGGCCATTAACCCCAAGCTGATCCAGATGGCAGAGGACAGAGGAG GTCGTGGAAGGGGGGGAAGAGGTGGCTACAAGGATGATCGTCGGGATAGGTATTCTGGGGGTGGGAGGAGTAACTTCAGTGGTAGTAGCTACAGGGACAGCGACAGAGGGTTCGGCAGTGGGCCGAAGAGCTCCTTTGGTGGCAGTAAGGCCCAAAATGGTGGCAACTATGGAGGCAATAGTGGTAACTCTAGTGGTAACTATGGTAGCAGCAATTACAGCAACAGCAATGGACAGGGTAATTTTGGCGCTCCTACAAACCAGGTGGGTGGCTTTGGTAACCAAGGCTTCCAGGGTCCCCCTCAGTTTGGGGGTATGCAGAGGGCCGCTCAGAATGGTATGAACCACCCACCATTCCCATTCAACTCCCAGCCACCGCCCCCACAGGCCCAGCAGCAGCCACCGCCACCACCACCAATGGTGCCCTACACCATGCCACCACCCTTCCCTCAGTAG
- the LOC134629747 gene encoding CD209 antigen-like protein C, with product MHVFYDDVPNTVTLGKSQWEMETVMLHKLVDNVTSERNQLQTSYKNLTTERDQLLTIFNNLTTKHDQLQASYNNWTTERDQLLTIFNNLTTKHDQLQASYNNRTTERDQLQNRSNNLVKDRDQLQERLANMTANRDDLQKQLQDYQQNWVASNGSLYQISSEQKSWEESRQNCLQKSANLIIINSQEEQNFVNQLKKHLWIGLTDSQTEGTWKWVDGTQVTKSYWNQGNKEPNGDTKENCGEIDVYNSNDSWNDAPCSIAKFWICEKRVSP from the exons ATGCATGTATTTTATGATGATGTGCCCAACACAGTCACCCTAGGCAAATCTCAGTGGGAAATGGAGACAGTGATGCTACACAAGCTTGTTGACAACGTGACCAGTGAGAGAAACCAGTTACAGACCAGTTACAAGAACCTGACAACTGAACGGGACCAGTTACTTACGATTTTCAACAACTTGACAACCAAACACGACCAATTACAGGCCAGTTACAACAACTGGACAACTGAACGAGACCAGTTACTTACGATTTTCAACAACTTGACAACCAAACACGACCAATTACAGGCCAGTTACAACAACCGGACAACTGAACGAGACCAGTTACAGAACAGGTCCAACAATCTGGTTAAAGACAGAGACCAGCTGCAGGAAAGACTTGCAAACATGACTGCAAACAGAGACGATCTTCAGAAACAGCTTCAAG ACTATCAACAAAACTGGGTGGCTTCAAATGGTAGTTTGTACCAAATTTCTTCGGAGCAGAAATCCTGGGAAGAAAGCAGACAAAACTGTCTTCAAAAAAGTGCAAACCTGATAATTATCAACAGCCAAGAagaacag aactttgtgAATCAGCTGAAGAAGCATTTGTGGATTGGACTGACTGACTCACAGACAGAGGGGACATGGAAATGGGTAGATGGGACTCAAGTGACCAAAAg CTACTGGAATCAGGGGAATAAAGAGCCAAATGGTGACACAAAGGAAAATTGTGGAGAGATAGATGTTTACAATTCAAATGACAGCTGGAATGATGCACCATGTTCCATTGCAAAATTCTGGATATGTGAGAAGAGAGTTTCTCCATAA